The following are encoded in a window of Halosimplex halophilum genomic DNA:
- a CDS encoding PAS domain-containing protein: MTASDPDDPTDGDGADTGEDGGEDDGPVVRVVHYDPDETVLSRLDAETGEADGVDYEGASDPEPARERIEAGDADVFVVEPDAPADVADLVEAADAADAAVALYTHVDPGDVDPAVFDAVDTLVEKWTAEEGLDFVVEKLLRAARTPDAASRFARAFERTDPDARSSTSFLVYEDGTVIWEATPLDEYFEHREVTAAVPETPNFYRQLTAALSQDPDAIRTIRGPDVPDEPTEFAVPTASGEARFRYTEHEFPETVGPLRLVVVEDVTWSTRSNARLELLNLLDRHVQDGISVVDANGRVEYHNESFADLLGYDDMVGEHTAAYMAEGELQSGQRTLQQLRRDDRDSAVIDMTFETADGEERTLAVHFSVRDGEDGYEGLVNVARDVTDRRDRERRLEQYRRLVESAGDPMYVLDADGRVEICNDALVELFDADRAALEGTPLSELLPGTATERIRDALDRATASGASGTCEFDLETAAGEVRQFEATVAGLDAADDADGSVGILHEVTARERRESELDLLKQVLTRVLRHDVRTGLTVVRGQAEVLAERTEGEQRRMAETIVERSEQLVETTEKARAIERVIDSDEGRVTLDLRSVVNRCVANVAAANGDAEYDVRITEQVPVRAHRALPYAVENLVENAVEHSSTSRRLGADAVEHGSTNPRSHAREDTDGASSVDPSGADAPEDAAEHGSESPDSQARPDAVTQDAAPSVTITATDDGEGTVELRIADDGPGISQAELDVLADREETPLKHGTGVGLWLVSWVVERSGGELDFDTGPDGTTATVRLDAGDPADLG; this comes from the coding sequence ATGACGGCGTCCGACCCCGACGACCCCACCGACGGGGACGGCGCGGACACGGGTGAGGACGGCGGCGAGGACGACGGGCCGGTCGTCCGGGTCGTCCACTACGACCCCGACGAGACGGTGCTCTCGCGGCTGGACGCGGAGACCGGCGAGGCCGACGGGGTCGACTACGAGGGGGCGAGCGACCCCGAGCCCGCTCGCGAACGGATCGAGGCCGGTGACGCGGACGTGTTCGTGGTCGAACCGGACGCGCCGGCGGACGTGGCGGACCTCGTCGAGGCGGCCGACGCGGCCGACGCTGCGGTCGCCCTCTACACGCACGTCGACCCGGGGGACGTGGACCCGGCGGTGTTCGACGCGGTCGACACGCTCGTCGAGAAGTGGACCGCCGAGGAGGGGCTGGACTTCGTCGTCGAGAAGCTGCTGCGGGCGGCCCGGACGCCCGACGCCGCCTCCCGGTTCGCCCGCGCGTTCGAGCGGACCGACCCGGACGCCCGGTCGTCGACCTCCTTTCTCGTCTACGAGGACGGCACGGTCATCTGGGAGGCGACGCCGCTGGACGAGTACTTCGAACACCGCGAAGTCACCGCCGCCGTCCCCGAGACGCCGAACTTCTACCGGCAGCTCACCGCCGCGCTCTCGCAGGACCCCGACGCCATCCGGACGATCCGCGGCCCCGACGTGCCCGACGAGCCGACGGAGTTCGCCGTCCCGACCGCGAGCGGGGAGGCTCGCTTTCGCTACACGGAACACGAGTTCCCCGAGACGGTCGGGCCGCTCCGGCTGGTCGTCGTCGAGGACGTGACCTGGTCGACGCGGTCGAACGCCCGGCTGGAGCTGCTGAACCTGCTCGACCGTCACGTCCAGGACGGCATCTCCGTCGTCGACGCCAACGGCCGCGTCGAGTACCACAACGAGTCGTTCGCCGACCTGCTGGGCTACGACGACATGGTCGGCGAGCACACGGCGGCCTACATGGCCGAGGGGGAACTCCAATCGGGCCAGCGGACGCTCCAGCAGCTCCGTCGGGACGACCGCGACAGCGCCGTCATCGACATGACCTTCGAGACGGCCGACGGCGAGGAGCGGACCCTGGCCGTCCACTTCTCGGTCCGCGACGGCGAGGACGGCTACGAGGGGCTGGTCAACGTCGCCCGCGACGTGACCGACCGCCGCGACCGCGAGCGCCGGCTCGAACAGTACCGCCGGCTCGTCGAGAGCGCCGGCGACCCGATGTACGTCCTCGACGCCGACGGCCGCGTCGAGATCTGCAACGACGCGCTCGTGGAGCTGTTCGACGCCGACCGCGCGGCGCTCGAGGGCACCCCGCTCTCCGAACTGCTGCCCGGGACGGCCACCGAGCGGATCCGCGACGCGCTCGACCGCGCGACCGCGAGCGGCGCGAGCGGGACCTGCGAGTTCGACCTCGAGACCGCGGCGGGCGAGGTCCGGCAGTTCGAGGCCACCGTCGCCGGGCTCGACGCGGCCGACGACGCCGACGGCTCCGTGGGAATCCTCCACGAGGTGACCGCCCGCGAGCGCCGCGAGAGCGAGCTCGACCTGCTCAAGCAGGTGCTGACGCGCGTGCTCAGACACGACGTGCGCACCGGCCTGACCGTCGTCCGCGGGCAGGCGGAGGTGCTGGCCGAGCGGACCGAGGGCGAGCAGCGGCGGATGGCCGAGACCATCGTCGAGCGCAGCGAGCAACTCGTCGAGACGACCGAGAAGGCCCGCGCCATCGAACGCGTCATCGACAGCGACGAGGGCCGGGTCACGCTCGACCTCCGCTCGGTGGTCAACCGCTGTGTCGCCAACGTCGCGGCCGCCAACGGCGACGCCGAGTACGACGTGCGCATCACCGAGCAGGTGCCGGTGCGGGCCCACCGCGCGCTCCCCTACGCCGTCGAGAACCTCGTCGAGAACGCCGTGGAACACAGTTCCACGAGCCGTCGGCTGGGGGCCGACGCCGTTGAGCACGGCTCGACGAACCCTCGATCGCATGCTCGCGAGGACACCGACGGAGCAAGCTCCGTCGACCCTTCGGGCGCTGATGCCCCCGAAGACGCCGCGGAACACGGTTCCGAGAGCCCCGATTCGCAGGCTCGACCGGACGCCGTCACCCAGGACGCGGCGCCGTCGGTGACGATCACGGCGACCGACGACGGCGAGGGGACCGTCGAACTCCGGATCGCCGACGACGGCCCCGGCATCTCCCAGGCGGAACTGGACGTGCTCGCCGACCGCGAGGAGACGCCGCTGAAACACGGCACCGGCGTCGGCCTCTGGCTGGTCTCGTGGGTCGTCGAGCGCTCCGGCGGCGAACTCGACTTCGACACCGGACCGGACGGGACGACCGCCACCGTCCGCCTCGACGCCGGCGACCCCGCCGACCTCGGCTGA
- a CDS encoding Gfo/Idh/MocA family protein has protein sequence MTTHRIAVAGVGNAAGTHMRAYEQLDDAAVVACAGREESRVRSFADEHGCDPFLDVPGMLDAVEPDVLDICTPSGAHLDPALAAADRGVDVFCEKPLEITTERIDRMIDAADEAGIRLGGVFQRRYKPVVRTVREAVAEGRFGPLAVASAALPWWRDDGYYDGTWQAEPDVAGGGAVMNQAIHSVDAVQWIVGAGMDLAPDANPVAEVSAFTGVRGHDAGLDVEDTAVATLRYRDGTLGQLLATTATYPGGEIRYELGGRDGSAEVRGEELAAWQFREEREADAAVRERFSGPDAGADEPSPLELPNVREFLDARASGDPFMLDGSEARKAVAIVEGVYESAERGEPVAVE, from the coding sequence ATGACTACCCACCGAATCGCCGTCGCCGGCGTCGGGAACGCCGCCGGCACCCACATGCGCGCCTACGAACAGCTGGACGACGCCGCCGTCGTCGCCTGCGCCGGCCGCGAGGAGTCCCGGGTCCGGTCGTTCGCCGACGAGCACGGCTGCGACCCGTTCCTCGACGTGCCCGGGATGCTCGACGCCGTCGAACCCGACGTGCTCGACATCTGCACGCCCAGCGGCGCGCACCTCGACCCGGCGCTGGCGGCCGCCGACCGCGGCGTCGACGTGTTCTGCGAGAAGCCTCTGGAGATCACGACCGAACGGATCGACCGGATGATCGACGCGGCCGACGAGGCGGGGATCCGACTCGGCGGCGTCTTCCAGCGGCGGTACAAGCCGGTCGTCCGGACGGTCCGCGAGGCCGTCGCCGAGGGGCGGTTCGGGCCGCTCGCCGTCGCCTCCGCCGCGCTCCCCTGGTGGCGCGACGACGGCTACTACGACGGCACCTGGCAGGCCGAGCCCGACGTTGCGGGCGGCGGGGCGGTCATGAACCAGGCCATCCACAGCGTCGACGCCGTCCAGTGGATCGTCGGCGCCGGCATGGACCTGGCTCCCGACGCGAATCCTGTCGCCGAGGTGTCGGCGTTCACCGGCGTCCGCGGTCACGACGCAGGTCTCGACGTGGAGGACACGGCCGTCGCGACCCTGCGCTACCGCGACGGGACGCTCGGGCAACTGCTGGCGACGACGGCCACCTACCCCGGCGGGGAGATCCGCTACGAACTCGGCGGCCGCGACGGCTCCGCCGAGGTCCGCGGCGAGGAACTCGCGGCCTGGCAGTTCCGCGAGGAGCGCGAGGCGGACGCGGCGGTCCGCGAGCGCTTCTCGGGCCCCGACGCCGGCGCCGACGAACCCAGCCCCCTGGAACTCCCCAACGTCCGCGAGTTCCTCGACGCCCGCGCGAGCGGCGACCCGTTCATGCTCGACGGCTCCGAGGCGCGGAAGGCCGTCGCCATCGTCGAGGGGGTCTACGAGTCCGCCGAGCGGGGCGAACCCGTCGCGGTGGAGTGA